The Sphaerospermopsis torques-reginae ITEP-024 genome has a window encoding:
- the vapC gene encoding type II toxin-antitoxin system tRNA(fMet)-specific endonuclease VapC, protein MLYLIDTNVCAMYLNGRSASISDRILSVPTQDIAVCSVVKAELFYGAMKSNNPTRTLQRQKAFLDHYQSLPFDDQAAEIFGNIRAQLTAQGTPIGAYDLQIAAIALAHNLILVTHNTREFSRISELQLEDWEI, encoded by the coding sequence ATGCTTTACCTAATTGATACTAATGTGTGTGCGATGTACTTAAATGGACGGTCTGCATCTATTAGCGATCGCATTTTATCAGTACCAACTCAAGATATAGCTGTGTGTTCTGTGGTCAAAGCAGAACTTTTTTATGGTGCAATGAAAAGTAATAATCCTACACGCACACTGCAAAGACAAAAAGCATTTCTTGATCATTATCAATCTTTACCTTTCGATGATCAAGCTGCGGAAATTTTCGGCAATATTCGCGCTCAACTTACTGCTCAAGGTACACCTATAGGAGCGTATGATTTACAAATTGCCGCTATTGCTTTAGCTCATAATTTAATATTAGTCACACACAATACCAGAGAATTTTCACGTATTTCCGAATTACAATTAGAAGACTGGGAAATTTAA
- a CDS encoding ATP-binding protein encodes MFSLITPNIQPAKETVNFDLSTSLQLIGRSKEFQRIIDILIQDEDLLITGVPGSGRRTLVKVAAQEVGAVVLEIDCIRATDGERFLQLLLEAISQNWQAKKIKSWVEKKASEFFIFNSESKLKLLHSLDQKQLWQAFTSLIELLQIMANDLNQRVVLILQSFPHIRSWDRNGLWESTFRQEVKNHPHVSYVLLATIAETSHHQDDSIYSIETMELAPLAKDVLALWAREILHTKNLKFDPHSQSLQVFLDAVQGNIGDAMALIRRLSSLEHDQGLITEQKVQQVIEGMLKDLSITYESLLMLLPASQIHLLECLAVDPTDKPQSKEYIQKHGLSRGGALQGALTGLQHKGLIYSAEQGYRLALPLLALWLKQRLS; translated from the coding sequence ATGTTTTCTTTAATAACACCAAACATACAACCCGCAAAAGAAACCGTGAATTTTGATTTATCCACTTCATTACAATTAATTGGTCGATCTAAAGAGTTTCAGCGTATTATAGACATACTTATACAAGATGAAGATTTGTTAATTACAGGAGTACCCGGAAGTGGTAGAAGAACTTTAGTTAAAGTTGCAGCGCAGGAAGTTGGTGCGGTAGTCTTAGAAATAGACTGTATTCGTGCTACAGATGGTGAAAGATTTTTGCAATTATTACTAGAAGCAATTAGTCAAAATTGGCAAGCAAAGAAAATTAAATCTTGGGTGGAAAAAAAAGCGAGTGAGTTTTTTATTTTTAATAGTGAAAGTAAACTTAAATTATTACATTCTTTAGATCAAAAACAACTCTGGCAAGCATTTACTAGCCTAATTGAATTATTACAAATAATGGCTAATGATTTAAACCAGAGAGTAGTATTGATTTTACAAAGTTTTCCCCATATTCGTTCTTGGGATCGCAATGGTTTATGGGAATCAACATTTAGACAAGAAGTTAAAAACCATCCTCATGTAAGTTACGTTTTATTGGCGACAATTGCAGAAACTAGCCATCATCAAGATGATAGTATTTATTCTATAGAAACAATGGAATTAGCACCTTTAGCCAAGGATGTTTTAGCATTGTGGGCGCGAGAGATTTTACATACAAAAAATCTCAAATTTGATCCCCATTCCCAAAGCTTACAAGTATTTTTAGATGCTGTTCAGGGAAATATAGGTGATGCAATGGCATTAATTCGCAGGTTATCAAGTTTAGAACATGATCAAGGTTTAATTACTGAGCAAAAAGTACAGCAAGTAATTGAAGGAATGCTCAAAGATTTATCTATAACTTATGAATCTTTATTGATGTTATTACCTGCAAGTCAAATACATCTTTTAGAATGTTTAGCAGTTGATCCGACAGATAAACCACAGAGTAAAGAATATATTCAAAAACATGGACTTTCTAGAGGTGGAGCTTTGCAAGGTGCTTTAACTGGGTTACAACACAAAGGTTTAATTTACAGTGCTGAACAAGGTTATCGCTTGGCTTTACCTTTATTAGCTTTGTGGTTAAAACAAAGGTTAAGTTAA
- a CDS encoding cation:proton antiporter → MNTITIAWVGIPFFLGFMIFLVPQLNRHLTFLGTLITAAYGVQLLIEKPEIKLNLLDSFGVTLEADQLSGYFILTNALVTAAVALYCWQSDKNAFFYAQTLLVHGSLNAAFVCADFVSLYVALEVSGIAAFLLIAYTRTDRSIWVGLRYLFVSNISMLFYLVGAVLVYQNNLSFSFAGLKNAPPEAVALIFLGMLVKAGIFVSGLWLPLTHSESETPVSALLSGVVVKASVLPLLRCAAVSPELNNIVVILGVGTAFMGLSYAIFEKDTKRLLAFSTISQLGWILAAPAVGGFYALTHGLAKSSLFLTAGSLPSRNFKELENKPINTNIWIVLVIASLSISGFPLLSGFEAKVLSMKNLTSWQFIAMNIAAVGTAIALAKFIFLPHKQNPEQTIKPGFWAAVVLLISGLVVGNIAYLKAYNLADIIKAIITIAIGWLAYHLIFKKLAIYVPRVVEEFEHLVGVMSLTIIFLFWMVLS, encoded by the coding sequence ATGAATACGATCACAATTGCTTGGGTAGGTATCCCGTTTTTTCTGGGGTTCATGATTTTTTTAGTTCCCCAACTTAACAGACATTTGACTTTTTTAGGAACTTTAATTACTGCTGCTTATGGTGTACAACTGTTGATAGAAAAGCCAGAAATTAAGCTCAATTTACTTGATAGTTTTGGTGTGACTTTAGAAGCGGATCAGTTAAGTGGTTACTTTATTTTAACTAATGCTTTAGTGACTGCGGCGGTAGCTTTATATTGTTGGCAAAGTGATAAAAATGCTTTTTTCTATGCCCAAACTTTGCTAGTGCATGGTAGTTTAAATGCGGCTTTTGTATGTGCTGATTTTGTGAGTTTATATGTAGCTTTAGAAGTAAGTGGAATTGCGGCTTTTTTATTAATTGCTTATACTAGAACTGACAGATCAATTTGGGTAGGTTTACGCTATCTATTTGTCAGCAATATCTCAATGTTATTTTATCTAGTTGGTGCTGTCTTAGTTTATCAAAATAATCTCTCTTTTAGTTTTGCAGGTTTAAAAAATGCCCCACCGGAAGCAGTAGCATTAATCTTTTTAGGAATGTTAGTCAAAGCTGGGATTTTTGTTTCTGGGTTATGGCTACCTTTAACCCATTCTGAATCAGAAACTCCTGTTTCTGCGCTGCTTTCAGGTGTAGTAGTCAAAGCTAGTGTTTTACCTTTATTAAGATGTGCTGCGGTTTCTCCAGAACTTAATAATATCGTCGTTATTTTGGGCGTGGGGACAGCTTTTATGGGTTTATCCTACGCCATCTTTGAAAAAGATACCAAGCGTCTGTTAGCATTTAGCACTATTTCCCAGTTAGGTTGGATACTGGCTGCACCAGCGGTAGGTGGTTTTTATGCCCTAACTCATGGACTGGCAAAATCATCTTTATTTTTGACTGCTGGTTCTTTACCCAGTCGCAATTTTAAAGAACTGGAAAATAAACCTATTAATACTAACATTTGGATTGTTTTAGTTATCGCTAGTTTATCAATTTCTGGTTTTCCTTTATTGTCAGGGTTTGAAGCTAAGGTGTTAAGCATGAAAAATTTAACATCTTGGCAATTTATAGCCATGAATATTGCCGCAGTTGGCACAGCAATAGCCTTGGCTAAATTCATTTTTTTGCCTCATAAACAAAATCCTGAACAAACTATAAAACCTGGTTTTTGGGCAGCAGTAGTTTTATTAATTTCTGGTTTAGTTGTTGGTAATATTGCCTATTTAAAGGCTTATAATCTGGCTGACATTATCAAAGCAATTATTACCATTGCTATCGGTTGGTTAGCATATCATCT
- a CDS encoding MFS transporter gives MNQKSAALKFVILLGFVSLCADATYEGARSITGAYLEVLGANGTIVGLVAGFGELIGYGFRLVIGYLSDKTGKYWGITTLGFILNTAVVPFLALAGRWEVAAGLMMAERTGKAVRTPPRDALLSHGVSQIGSGFGFGLHEAMDQTGAVLGPLAVAAMVYFLGEYRQGFKILVLPAILGLIVLLILQKLYPNPSDFEEEKILDQGDKLPRIFWIYLGAVAIIAAGYADFPLIAFHFQKGEIASGQTIPLFYAWAMGVDAVAALIFGYLFDRIGISMLIIAAFMSSLFAPLVFFGDVQFALLGMAFWGIGMGAQESILKAAIAKIVPKNKRATAYGIFSTGYGLAWFLGSAFMGILYDHSITFLVVFSSITQLLAIPFFTWVQLKANTFYAASPEVQVGE, from the coding sequence ATGAACCAAAAATCAGCAGCTTTAAAATTTGTGATTTTACTTGGTTTTGTAAGTCTTTGTGCTGATGCAACTTATGAAGGTGCGCGGAGCATTACAGGAGCTTATTTAGAGGTTCTAGGTGCTAACGGTACTATAGTTGGTTTAGTTGCAGGTTTTGGAGAATTAATAGGTTATGGTTTCCGTTTAGTTATTGGTTATCTTAGTGATAAAACAGGTAAATATTGGGGAATTACCACTTTAGGTTTTATTTTAAATACCGCAGTTGTCCCATTTTTAGCTTTAGCTGGAAGATGGGAAGTAGCTGCCGGTTTAATGATGGCTGAACGCACGGGTAAAGCAGTACGTACCCCCCCTAGAGATGCCTTACTTTCGCATGGTGTAAGTCAAATTGGTAGCGGTTTCGGCTTTGGTTTACATGAAGCAATGGACCAAACTGGAGCAGTTTTAGGACCCTTAGCTGTAGCCGCAATGGTTTATTTTTTGGGAGAATATCGCCAAGGTTTTAAAATTTTAGTATTACCTGCAATTTTAGGATTAATTGTATTGTTAATACTCCAAAAATTATATCCTAATCCCAGTGATTTTGAAGAAGAAAAAATACTTGATCAAGGTGATAAATTACCCCGGATATTTTGGATTTATCTCGGTGCTGTAGCTATTATTGCGGCTGGTTATGCAGATTTTCCCCTCATTGCTTTTCACTTCCAAAAAGGAGAAATTGCCTCTGGGCAAACCATTCCTTTATTCTATGCTTGGGCGATGGGAGTTGATGCTGTAGCGGCTCTAATTTTTGGATATTTGTTTGATCGGATCGGAATTTCTATGTTGATCATTGCCGCTTTTATGTCTTCATTATTTGCCCCTTTAGTATTTTTTGGAGATGTACAGTTTGCCCTTTTAGGTATGGCATTTTGGGGTATTGGGATGGGGGCGCAAGAATCAATTCTCAAAGCAGCAATAGCAAAAATTGTCCCTAAAAATAAACGCGCCACAGCTTACGGAATTTTTAGTACAGGTTATGGTTTAGCTTGGTTTTTAGGTAGTGCTTTCATGGGAATTTTGTATGATCACTCTATTACTTTCTTAGTGGTTTTTTCTTCCATAACTCAACTTTTAGCAATTCCTTTCTTTACCTGGGTACAATTAAAAGCTAATACTTTTTATGCTGCTTCTCCAGAAGTTCAGGTAGGTGAATAA
- the ilvC gene encoding ketol-acid reductoisomerase: MARMYYDEDANLDLLAGKTVAIIGYGSQGHAHALNLKDSGVNVIVGLYPGSKSIAKAEAAGLTVKNVADAAKAADLIMILLPDEVQKTIYTNEIAPNLEAGNILAFAHGFNIHFGQVVPPADVDVIMVAPKGPGHLVRRTYEQGQGVPALFAVYQDATGKARDRAMAYAKGIGGTRAGILETTFREETETDLFGEQAVLCGGLSALIKAGFETLIEAGYQPELAYFECLHEVKLIVDLVVEGGLATMRDSISNTAEYGDYTRGPRVVTAQTKAEMKKILSEIQSGQFAREFVLENQAGKPGFTAMRRQEAEHPIEEVGKDLRAMFSWLKKA; this comes from the coding sequence ATGGCGCGTATGTATTATGATGAAGATGCTAATTTAGACCTTTTAGCGGGAAAAACCGTTGCGATTATTGGTTACGGTTCTCAAGGTCACGCCCACGCGCTAAATTTAAAAGATAGTGGTGTAAATGTAATTGTAGGTCTATATCCCGGCAGTAAATCTATTGCAAAAGCTGAAGCGGCTGGCTTAACAGTGAAAAATGTTGCTGATGCTGCTAAAGCTGCTGACTTGATCATGATTTTGTTACCTGATGAAGTTCAGAAAACTATTTACACAAATGAAATAGCACCTAATTTAGAAGCAGGAAATATTTTAGCGTTTGCACACGGTTTTAACATTCACTTTGGGCAAGTTGTACCCCCTGCGGATGTTGACGTGATCATGGTTGCACCTAAAGGACCTGGCCATTTAGTACGTCGTACTTATGAACAAGGTCAAGGTGTACCAGCGTTATTTGCAGTATATCAAGATGCTACAGGTAAGGCACGCGATCGCGCAATGGCTTATGCTAAAGGTATTGGTGGTACACGCGCAGGTATCTTAGAAACCACCTTCCGCGAAGAAACCGAAACCGACTTGTTTGGTGAACAAGCAGTATTGTGTGGTGGTTTAAGTGCTTTAATTAAAGCCGGTTTTGAAACCTTAATTGAAGCAGGTTATCAACCAGAATTAGCATATTTTGAATGTCTGCATGAAGTTAAACTCATCGTTGACTTAGTAGTTGAAGGTGGTTTAGCAACAATGCGTGATAGTATTTCTAATACTGCGGAATATGGTGATTATACCCGTGGTCCCCGCGTTGTTACTGCTCAAACCAAAGCAGAAATGAAGAAGATTTTAAGTGAAATTCAATCTGGACAATTTGCGCGGGAATTTGTATTAGAAAACCAAGCAGGTAAACCTGGTTTCACCGCTATGCGTCGTCAAGAAGCTGAACATCCTATTGAGGAAGTTGGTAAAGATTTACGCGCTATGTTTAGCTGGTTGAAGAAAGCTTAA
- a CDS encoding cation:proton antiporter subunit C, which yields MIKAFVLITILFGFFGIILKKNLVMKIVSMDVMSTGVIAFYVFIASKAGLFTPIISNVKKVGYADPVPQAVILTAIVIGFSIQALMLVGVMKLAKDNPTLESSEIEKNNTPQIIKYEHKN from the coding sequence ATGATAAAAGCGTTTGTACTGATAACAATACTATTCGGGTTTTTTGGAATTATTCTCAAGAAAAACCTGGTAATGAAGATAGTTTCAATGGATGTCATGAGTACGGGGGTGATTGCTTTTTATGTATTTATTGCCTCAAAAGCGGGTTTATTTACTCCCATTATTTCCAACGTCAAAAAAGTTGGATATGCTGATCCTGTTCCCCAAGCAGTGATATTAACAGCGATAGTAATTGGGTTTTCAATTCAAGCTTTAATGTTAGTAGGTGTAATGAAATTAGCTAAAGACAATCCCACTTTAGAAAGTAGTGAAATCGAGAAAAATAATACACCGCAGATCATCAAATATGAACATAAAAATTAA